A single Streptomyces sp. Edi2 DNA region contains:
- a CDS encoding MerR family transcriptional regulator yields MTVTQSEPITSGAAAGRLPARPRVCAPTVTHPRPAGRDQYTISEVAEHTGLSAHTLRWYERIGLMPHVDRTHTGQRRFTNRDLDWLSLVARLRLTGMPVADMVRYAELVRAGERTFAEREELLTAHREDVRQRIAELQSTLDVLDYKIDVYADARRASERF; encoded by the coding sequence ATGACGGTAACGCAGAGCGAACCGATCACGAGCGGGGCCGCGGCCGGGAGGCTGCCGGCGAGGCCGCGCGTCTGCGCCCCCACGGTCACGCACCCGCGGCCCGCCGGCCGGGACCAGTACACGATCAGCGAGGTGGCGGAACACACCGGACTCAGCGCGCACACCCTGCGCTGGTACGAGCGCATCGGCCTGATGCCGCATGTGGACCGCACCCACACCGGGCAGCGGCGTTTCACCAACCGCGATCTGGACTGGCTGAGCCTGGTGGCCAGGCTGCGGCTGACCGGTATGCCGGTCGCGGACATGGTCCGCTACGCCGAGCTGGTGCGGGCCGGGGAGCGCACCTTCGCCGAGCGCGAGGAGCTGCTGACCGCGCATCGCGAGGACGTACGGCAGCGGATAGCCGAGCTGCAGAGCACGCTGGATGTACTCGACTACAAGATCGACGTCTATGCCGACGCCCGACGGGCGTCCGAGAGGTTCTGA
- a CDS encoding serine hydrolase domain-containing protein → MQSLRMIENWPVPTAAAAVVRADGSVAGSYGPQEHRFPLASVTKPLAAYAALLAVEEGAVELDEPAGPEGSTVRHLLAHTSGLAFDEQRTMAEPGTRRLYSNTGFEALGDHIAKATDIPFPQYLHEAVLAPLGMTATELPGSPAKDGVSTVADLVRFAAELQAPRLLAPQTLAEATQVAFPGLTGVLPGYGHQKPNDWGLGFEIRDGKSPHWTGSASSPRTFGHFGQSGTFLWVDPEARAACVALADRAFGPWAIEAWPPLTDAVLAELAQTA, encoded by the coding sequence ATGCAGAGCCTGCGGATGATCGAGAACTGGCCGGTGCCCACCGCCGCGGCCGCCGTCGTACGAGCCGATGGGTCGGTGGCCGGATCCTACGGCCCCCAGGAGCACCGCTTCCCGCTGGCGTCCGTCACCAAGCCGCTGGCCGCGTATGCCGCCCTGCTGGCCGTCGAGGAGGGCGCCGTCGAGCTGGACGAACCGGCCGGACCCGAGGGGTCCACGGTCCGTCACCTCCTCGCCCACACCTCGGGGCTGGCCTTCGACGAGCAGCGCACGATGGCCGAGCCGGGCACCCGCAGGCTCTACTCCAACACCGGTTTCGAGGCGCTGGGCGACCACATCGCCAAGGCGACGGACATCCCCTTCCCGCAGTATCTGCACGAGGCGGTGCTCGCCCCGCTCGGGATGACCGCGACGGAACTGCCCGGCTCCCCCGCCAAGGACGGCGTCTCCACCGTCGCCGACCTGGTCCGGTTCGCCGCCGAGCTGCAGGCGCCGCGGCTGCTGGCACCGCAGACGCTCGCGGAGGCGACGCAGGTGGCCTTCCCCGGTCTGACGGGGGTGCTGCCGGGCTACGGCCACCAGAAGCCGAACGACTGGGGGCTGGGCTTCGAGATCCGCGACGGCAAGTCACCGCACTGGACGGGCAGCGCGTCCTCGCCCCGCACCTTCGGGCATTTCGGTCAGTCCGGGACGTTCCTGTGGGTGGATCCGGAGGCGCGCGCGGCGTGTGTGGCGCTGGCCGACCGGGCCTTCGGGCCGTGGGCCATCGAGGCCTGGCCGCCGCTGACCGATGCGGTACTGGCCGAACTGGCGCAGACCGCCTGA
- a CDS encoding pirin family protein, with amino-acid sequence MIQVRRGHERYPGGDAGAGIESLHAFSFGRHFDPDNLRFGALIACNEERLAAGAGFDEHPHRDTEIVTWVVEGELTHRDSAGHESTVRPGDLQRLSSAGGVRHVERNDGARPLRFVQMWLAPRESGGEPSYEVVRGIADGTPYAVPRAGALLHLRRLAEGERTAVPDAARAYVQVVRGAVRLGAERLEAGDAARITDGTGLELRALTAAECLVWEMGAEAAYG; translated from the coding sequence ATGATTCAGGTGCGCAGAGGCCATGAACGGTATCCGGGCGGGGACGCAGGGGCCGGGATCGAGTCACTGCACGCGTTCTCCTTCGGGCGCCATTTCGACCCGGACAATCTGCGCTTCGGCGCGCTGATCGCCTGCAACGAGGAGCGGCTGGCGGCGGGCGCCGGATTCGACGAGCACCCGCACCGCGACACGGAGATCGTGACCTGGGTGGTCGAGGGCGAGCTGACCCACCGCGACTCGGCCGGCCACGAGAGCACCGTACGCCCCGGTGATCTCCAGCGGCTCAGCTCGGCCGGTGGCGTACGGCATGTGGAGCGCAACGACGGCGCACGGCCGCTGCGCTTCGTCCAGATGTGGCTGGCGCCGCGGGAATCCGGCGGCGAGCCGTCGTACGAGGTGGTGCGCGGTATCGCCGACGGCACCCCGTACGCCGTCCCGCGCGCCGGGGCCCTGCTCCATCTGCGCCGCCTCGCCGAGGGTGAGCGCACCGCGGTCCCGGATGCGGCACGGGCGTATGTGCAGGTGGTGCGCGGCGCCGTACGGCTCGGCGCGGAGCGCCTGGAGGCCGGCGACGCGGCGCGGATCACCGACGGGACGGGCCTGGAGCTGCGGGCGCTGACGGCGGCGGAGTGCCTGGTGTGGGAGATGGGGGCGGAGGCGGCGTACGGGTGA
- a CDS encoding helix-turn-helix domain-containing protein — protein sequence MSEPASRDAHPHSATLRRLENSSGKLAAAAIARMDATLPWYRAMPPENRSWIGLVAQAGIAAFTEWFRHPETPQAISTDVFGTAPRELTRAITLRQTVEMVRTTIEVMESAIDEVAAPGDESVLREALLVYAREIAFATAQVYAQAAEARGAWDARLESLVVNAVLSGEADEGAVSRAAALGWNSPEHVCVVLGTAPDGDSELTVEAIRRAARHAKLQVLTGVLGSRLVVIAGGSDNPLKAAKALIGPYAAGAVVAGPVVSDLLAATRSAQAAAAGLRAGAAWPDAPRPVLADDLLPERAMASDPVAREQLVEEIYRPLEEAGSALLETLSVYLEQASSLEGAARMLFVHPNTVRYRLRRVTDVTGWSPSDVRSAFTLRIALILGRLADGEAQP from the coding sequence GTGTCTGAACCCGCATCGCGCGACGCGCACCCGCACTCCGCCACCCTCCGGCGCCTGGAGAATTCCTCCGGCAAACTGGCGGCCGCGGCCATCGCCCGCATGGACGCCACCCTGCCGTGGTACCGCGCGATGCCCCCGGAGAACCGTTCCTGGATCGGCCTGGTGGCACAGGCCGGTATCGCCGCGTTCACCGAGTGGTTCCGGCATCCGGAGACCCCGCAGGCGATCAGCACCGACGTCTTCGGCACGGCGCCGCGCGAGCTGACCCGCGCGATCACCCTGCGCCAGACCGTGGAGATGGTGCGGACGACCATCGAGGTCATGGAGTCCGCGATCGACGAGGTCGCGGCCCCGGGCGACGAGTCCGTGCTGCGCGAGGCGCTGCTGGTCTACGCCCGGGAGATCGCCTTCGCCACCGCCCAGGTCTACGCCCAGGCCGCCGAGGCCCGCGGCGCGTGGGACGCCCGGCTGGAGTCGCTGGTGGTCAACGCGGTGCTGTCGGGCGAGGCGGACGAGGGCGCGGTCTCCCGTGCCGCGGCGCTGGGCTGGAACTCCCCCGAGCATGTGTGCGTGGTGCTGGGCACCGCCCCGGACGGGGACAGCGAACTGACCGTGGAGGCGATCCGGCGGGCCGCCCGGCACGCCAAGCTCCAGGTGCTGACCGGGGTGCTGGGCTCCCGCCTGGTGGTGATCGCGGGCGGCTCGGACAATCCGCTGAAGGCCGCGAAGGCGCTGATCGGCCCGTATGCCGCGGGTGCCGTGGTGGCCGGTCCGGTGGTCTCCGATCTGCTGGCCGCGACCCGCTCGGCGCAGGCCGCGGCGGCCGGGCTGCGGGCGGGTGCCGCCTGGCCCGACGCGCCGCGCCCGGTGCTCGCCGATGATCTGCTGCCGGAACGCGCGATGGCCTCGGACCCGGTCGCCCGCGAGCAGCTGGTGGAGGAGATCTACAGACCGCTGGAGGAGGCGGGGTCGGCACTCCTGGAAACGCTGAGCGTTTATCTGGAGCAGGCGAGCAGCCTGGAGGGCGCCGCCCGGATGCTGTTCGTGCACCCCAACACCGTGCGCTATCGGCTGCGACGTGTGACGGACGTCACCGGCTGGTCACCCTCCGATGTCCGCTCGGCGTTCACCCTCCGTATCGCGCTGATTCTGGGGCGCCTGGCTGACGGTGAGGCGCAACCCTAG
- a CDS encoding ACP S-malonyltransferase, translated as MLVLVAPGQGAQTPGFLTPWLDLPGVEDRLRAWSDAIDLDLVHYGTKADEEEIRDTSVAQPLLVASALVSARQLFATADDVAAQVGAAAGHSVGELAAAALTGAISDEAAMQLVRRRGQAMAEAAAVTETGMAALLGGDEAVVIPHLEQMGLTPANVNGAGQIVAAGTAEQIAALVENKPEGTRRVVPLKVAGAFHTHHMAPAVSALESATTQLSVADPHTRYVSNKDGQLVCDGRELVRRLVGQVANPVRWDRCMETFKELGVTALIEAAPGGTLTGLAKRALPGVRTLALKTPDDLDAARTLIAEQSAPAE; from the coding sequence GTGCTCGTACTCGTCGCTCCCGGCCAAGGCGCTCAGACGCCCGGCTTCCTGACTCCCTGGCTCGACCTCCCCGGTGTCGAGGACCGGCTCCGTGCCTGGTCGGACGCCATCGACCTGGACCTGGTCCACTACGGCACCAAGGCGGACGAGGAGGAGATCCGCGACACCTCGGTGGCGCAGCCGCTGCTGGTGGCCTCCGCCCTGGTCTCCGCCCGGCAGCTGTTCGCGACGGCCGACGACGTTGCCGCGCAGGTCGGCGCGGCGGCCGGCCACAGTGTCGGTGAGCTCGCCGCCGCCGCGCTGACCGGCGCGATCTCCGACGAGGCCGCGATGCAGCTGGTGCGCCGGCGCGGCCAGGCGATGGCCGAGGCCGCCGCCGTCACCGAGACCGGTATGGCCGCACTGCTGGGCGGCGACGAGGCCGTCGTCATCCCGCATCTGGAGCAGATGGGCCTCACCCCCGCCAATGTGAACGGCGCCGGACAGATCGTCGCCGCCGGCACCGCCGAGCAGATCGCCGCGCTGGTCGAGAACAAGCCGGAGGGCACTCGCCGGGTCGTACCGCTGAAGGTGGCCGGCGCGTTCCATACTCACCACATGGCACCCGCTGTCTCGGCCCTGGAATCGGCGACCACCCAGCTGTCGGTCGCCGATCCGCACACGCGCTACGTCTCCAACAAGGACGGGCAGCTGGTCTGTGACGGCCGGGAACTGGTGCGGCGGCTGGTGGGCCAGGTGGCCAACCCCGTGCGCTGGGACCGGTGCATGGAGACCTTCAAGGAGCTCGGGGTCACCGCGCTCATCGAGGCGGCTCCCGGTGGCACGCTCACCGGTCTGGCCAAGCGCGCGCTGCCCGGCGTGCGGACCCTCGCCCTCAAGACGCCCGACGACCTCGACGCGGCCCGCACGCTGATCGCCGAGCAATCCGCACCGGCCGAATAG
- a CDS encoding ketoacyl-ACP synthase III encodes MTSKIKPSKGAPYARIMGVGGYRPTRVVPNEEILQHIDSSDEWIRSRSGIATRHWAGPEETVATMSVEASGKAIADAGIAPGQIGAVIVSTVSHFKQTPAIATEIAHRIGAGKPAAFDISAGCAGFGYGLTLAKGLVTEGSAEYVLVLGVERLSDLTDLEDRATAFLFGDGAGAVIVGPADEPEIGPTVWGSEGDKSETIKQTLGWDVYRSTPLPGGDAPEGRPAPEEIRYPAITQEGQSVFRWAVFEMAKVAQQALDAAGVSPDDLDVFIPHQANMRIIDSMVKTLKLPESVTVARDVETTGNTSAASIPLAMERLLATGQAKSGDTALVIGFGAGLVYAATVVTLP; translated from the coding sequence ATGACCTCGAAGATCAAGCCCTCGAAGGGCGCCCCGTACGCGCGGATCATGGGTGTCGGCGGCTACCGCCCGACCCGTGTCGTGCCCAACGAGGAGATCCTCCAGCACATCGACTCGTCCGACGAATGGATCCGCTCGCGGTCCGGTATCGCGACCCGCCACTGGGCGGGTCCCGAGGAGACCGTCGCGACCATGTCGGTCGAGGCGTCGGGCAAGGCGATCGCCGACGCGGGCATCGCGCCCGGGCAGATCGGCGCCGTGATCGTCTCCACCGTGTCGCACTTCAAGCAGACTCCGGCCATCGCGACCGAGATCGCGCACCGCATCGGTGCCGGTAAGCCGGCCGCGTTCGACATCTCGGCGGGCTGCGCCGGCTTCGGCTACGGCCTGACCCTGGCCAAGGGCCTGGTGACCGAGGGCTCGGCGGAGTACGTCCTGGTCCTCGGTGTCGAGCGGCTCTCCGACCTCACCGACCTGGAGGACCGCGCGACGGCCTTCCTCTTCGGTGACGGCGCCGGCGCGGTGATCGTCGGCCCGGCCGACGAGCCGGAGATCGGCCCGACCGTCTGGGGCTCGGAGGGCGACAAGTCCGAGACCATCAAGCAGACCCTCGGCTGGGACGTCTACCGTTCCACGCCCCTCCCCGGAGGGGACGCCCCCGAGGGCCGACCGGCCCCGGAGGAGATCCGGTACCCCGCCATCACGCAGGAGGGCCAGTCGGTCTTCCGGTGGGCGGTGTTCGAGATGGCGAAGGTCGCCCAGCAGGCGCTGGACGCGGCCGGAGTCAGCCCGGACGACCTGGACGTCTTCATCCCGCACCAGGCCAACATGCGGATCATCGACTCGATGGTGAAGACTCTGAAGCTGCCGGAGAGCGTGACGGTCGCCCGCGATGTGGAGACCACCGGCAACACCTCGGCCGCCTCCATTCCGCTCGCCATGGAGCGGCTGTTGGCGACCGGACAGGCCAAGAGCGGCGACACCGCGCTGGTCATCGGCTTCGGGGCGGGTCTCGTCTACGCCGCGACGGTCGTTACCCTCCCCTAG
- a CDS encoding acyl carrier protein, with protein sequence MAATQEEIVAGLAEIVNEIAGIPTEDVQVDKSFTDDLDVDSLSMVEVVVAAEERFDVKIPDDDVKNLKTVGDATEYILKHQS encoded by the coding sequence ATGGCCGCCACTCAGGAAGAGATCGTCGCCGGTCTCGCCGAGATCGTGAACGAGATCGCCGGGATCCCCACCGAGGACGTCCAGGTGGACAAGTCCTTCACCGACGACCTGGACGTCGACTCGCTGTCCATGGTCGAGGTTGTCGTCGCCGCCGAAGAGCGCTTCGACGTGAAGATCCCGGACGACGACGTCAAGAACCTCAAGACGGTCGGCGACGCGACCGAGTACATCCTCAAGCACCAGAGCTGA
- the fabF gene encoding beta-ketoacyl-ACP synthase II, with protein MNATNRTVVVTGIGATTPLGGDSASSWEALLAGRSGVSTLEQDWAADLPVRIAGQIAVEPSEIIPRPQARKLDRSAQFALVAAQEAWKDAGFTAKAGEDTAVNPDRLGAVIASGIGGVTTLLDQYDVLKEKGVRRVSPHTVPMLMPNSPSANVGIEFNARAGVHTPVSACASGAEAIGYAIEMIRSGRADVVVAGGTEAAIHPLPIVAFGNMMAMSKNNDDPQGASRPWDVDRNGFVLGEGAGVIVLESEEHAKARGATIYAEAVGQGISADAHHITQPEPSGNGIAAALQNLLDNTGLQPAEIVHVNAHATSTPAGDVGELRALRKAFGDDVDHMAITSTKSMTGHLLGGAGGIETVATVLALKNRIAPPTINIDQLDPEADADIVRGEARKLPAEGRIAALNDSFGFGGHNVVLAFRTV; from the coding sequence GTGAACGCGACCAATCGCACCGTGGTCGTCACCGGTATCGGCGCAACCACACCGCTGGGTGGCGACAGCGCTTCGTCCTGGGAGGCCCTGCTCGCCGGACGTTCCGGTGTCAGCACCCTCGAACAGGACTGGGCCGCCGATCTGCCCGTCCGTATCGCCGGGCAGATCGCCGTCGAGCCGTCCGAGATCATTCCCCGTCCGCAGGCCCGCAAGCTGGACCGCTCGGCGCAGTTCGCGCTGGTCGCGGCCCAGGAGGCCTGGAAGGACGCGGGCTTCACCGCCAAGGCCGGCGAGGACACGGCGGTCAACCCCGACCGTCTGGGCGCCGTCATCGCCTCCGGCATCGGCGGTGTGACGACCCTGCTCGACCAGTACGACGTGCTCAAGGAGAAGGGCGTACGCCGCGTCTCCCCGCACACCGTGCCGATGCTGATGCCGAACTCGCCGTCCGCCAATGTCGGCATCGAGTTCAACGCCCGCGCCGGTGTGCACACGCCGGTCTCGGCGTGTGCGTCGGGCGCCGAGGCCATCGGCTACGCGATCGAGATGATCCGCTCGGGCCGCGCCGATGTCGTCGTCGCGGGTGGCACGGAGGCCGCCATCCACCCGCTGCCGATCGTGGCGTTCGGCAACATGATGGCGATGTCCAAGAACAACGACGACCCGCAGGGCGCCTCCCGTCCCTGGGACGTCGACCGCAACGGCTTCGTGCTCGGCGAGGGCGCGGGCGTGATCGTCCTGGAGTCCGAGGAGCACGCCAAGGCCCGCGGCGCCACGATCTACGCGGAGGCCGTCGGCCAGGGCATCTCGGCCGACGCCCACCACATCACGCAGCCCGAGCCGTCCGGCAACGGCATCGCGGCGGCGCTGCAGAACCTGCTCGACAACACCGGTCTCCAGCCCGCCGAGATCGTGCATGTGAACGCGCATGCCACCTCGACGCCGGCCGGTGACGTCGGTGAGCTCCGGGCACTGCGCAAGGCGTTCGGCGACGACGTCGACCACATGGCCATCACCAGCACGAAGTCGATGACCGGCCACCTCCTGGGCGGCGCGGGCGGCATCGAGACGGTGGCCACGGTCCTCGCGCTCAAGAACCGGATCGCCCCGCCGACGATCAACATCGACCAGCTCGACCCGGAAGCCGACGCGGACATCGTCCGCGGCGAGGCCCGCAAGCTGCCCGCCGAGGGCCGGATCGCGGCCCTGAACGACTCGTTCGGCTTCGGCGGCCACAACGTGGTCCTGGCCTTCCGGACGGTCTGA
- a CDS encoding NAD(P)-dependent oxidoreductase yields MADNNSSDAPSVAVLGTGIMGAAMARNLARAGLDVRVWNRTRARAEPLAADGARVTGTPAEAVEGADVVLTMLLDGEAALQAMRQAADALPAGALWLQTSTVGTEALPALARFADEHRLRFVDAPVLGTKAPAEKGELTILAAGPQDVRERAERIFGIVGSRTLWVGEDGAGGAASHLKLVVNNWVLTVINGTGESLALAKALGVDPRDFLDAVAGGALDMPYLRLKSELILSGNYPPSFTVSAARKDARLILEAAGTAGVRMDLAAAGAERLRRAEGQGHGEEDAAAAYFASFGG; encoded by the coding sequence ATGGCCGACAACAACTCTTCCGACGCCCCGTCAGTAGCGGTGCTCGGCACCGGAATCATGGGTGCGGCGATGGCCCGCAACCTCGCCAGGGCCGGTCTGGACGTCCGGGTCTGGAACCGCACGCGCGCCAGGGCCGAGCCGCTGGCCGCCGACGGGGCCCGCGTCACCGGCACCCCCGCCGAGGCGGTGGAGGGCGCCGATGTGGTCCTCACGATGCTCCTGGACGGGGAGGCCGCCCTGCAGGCGATGCGGCAGGCCGCGGACGCGCTGCCGGCCGGTGCCCTGTGGCTCCAGACGAGCACGGTGGGCACCGAAGCCCTCCCGGCGCTCGCCCGCTTCGCCGACGAGCACCGCCTGCGGTTCGTGGACGCCCCCGTACTGGGCACCAAGGCGCCCGCGGAGAAGGGGGAGTTGACGATCCTGGCGGCCGGCCCGCAGGACGTCCGGGAGCGGGCCGAGCGCATCTTCGGCATCGTCGGGAGCCGGACCCTGTGGGTCGGCGAGGACGGGGCGGGCGGAGCGGCCAGCCATCTCAAGCTCGTCGTCAACAACTGGGTGCTGACGGTCATCAACGGTACGGGTGAGTCCCTCGCCCTCGCCAAGGCGCTCGGCGTTGACCCGCGCGACTTCCTCGACGCGGTCGCCGGCGGGGCGCTCGACATGCCGTATCTCCGGCTGAAATCCGAGCTGATCCTGTCCGGGAACTACCCGCCGAGCTTCACGGTGTCCGCGGCCCGCAAGGACGCCCGGCTGATCCTGGAGGCCGCCGGCACCGCCGGTGTACGGATGGATCTGGCGGCCGCGGGAGCGGAACGCCTGCGCCGGGCCGAGGGGCAGGGCCACGGCGAAGAGGACGCGGCTGCCGCGTACTTCGCCAGCTTCGGCGGCTGA
- a CDS encoding DUF3145 domain-containing protein, translated as MTTRGVLYVHSAPRALCPHVEWAVAGVLGVRVNLDWIRQPASPGTWRAEFSWQGEAGTASKLASALRGWHLLRFEVTAEPCSTAEGERYSSTPDLGIFHAVTGIHGDILIPEDRLRAAVARSARGETELAAEVDKLLGKPWDDELEPFRYAGEGAPVRWLHQVV; from the coding sequence GTGACGACACGTGGAGTTCTGTACGTCCACTCCGCTCCGCGCGCGCTGTGCCCGCATGTCGAATGGGCCGTCGCGGGCGTCCTCGGTGTGCGCGTCAATCTCGACTGGATCCGCCAGCCGGCGTCCCCGGGCACCTGGAGAGCCGAGTTCTCGTGGCAGGGGGAGGCCGGCACGGCCTCCAAGCTGGCCTCCGCGCTGCGCGGCTGGCATCTGCTGCGCTTCGAAGTGACCGCGGAACCCTGCTCCACCGCCGAGGGTGAGCGCTACAGCTCCACCCCCGACCTGGGCATCTTCCACGCCGTCACGGGCATCCACGGCGACATCCTCATCCCCGAGGACCGGCTGCGCGCCGCGGTCGCCCGCTCGGCGCGCGGCGAGACCGAACTCGCCGCCGAGGTCGACAAGCTCCTCGGCAAGCCCTGGGACGACGAACTGGAGCCCTTCCGGTACGCGGGCGAGGGTGCCCCGGTCCGCTGGCTCCACCAGGTCGTCTAG
- a CDS encoding GDSL-type esterase/lipase family protein, with translation MKQNDRPVRPRRSRFGRRSSRTVAAASALVIALTSCSGGGHPEKPHPKPTPVWHTDPGSIAALGDSITVGFDACTLLSECPRVSWATGTDPKVGSVARRLVKHPATHSWNFARTGALMSDLPDQITAAVHRKPELVTVLIGANDACRRDVGSMTPTAAFRAGFARSMKRLRRALPHTQVYVAAVPDLLRLWSEGRKNPLGKQVWRLGICGSMLRDPDDLTKAAQDRRATVRERVVAYNSALAGVCGKDPLCRFDKSVFDYRFTGRQLSTWDWFHPGARGQKELAALAFRVITRAQP, from the coding sequence ATGAAACAGAACGATCGGCCTGTTCGCCCCCGGCGCAGCCGCTTCGGCCGCCGCTCCTCACGCACCGTCGCCGCCGCTTCCGCCCTGGTGATCGCCCTCACCTCCTGTAGCGGCGGCGGGCACCCGGAGAAGCCGCACCCCAAGCCGACGCCCGTATGGCACACCGACCCCGGCTCGATCGCGGCGCTCGGGGACTCGATCACGGTCGGCTTCGACGCCTGCACACTGCTCTCCGAATGCCCGCGGGTCTCCTGGGCCACCGGCACCGACCCCAAGGTCGGCAGCGTCGCCCGGCGGCTCGTCAAGCACCCCGCCACCCACAGCTGGAACTTCGCCAGGACCGGTGCGCTGATGAGCGATCTGCCGGACCAGATCACCGCGGCCGTCCACCGCAAACCCGAGTTGGTCACGGTCCTGATCGGCGCCAATGACGCCTGCCGGCGCGATGTCGGGTCGATGACCCCGACGGCCGCCTTCCGCGCCGGCTTCGCGCGGTCCATGAAGCGGCTGCGGCGCGCCCTGCCGCACACCCAGGTGTATGTCGCGGCGGTCCCCGACCTGTTGCGGCTGTGGTCCGAAGGGCGCAAGAACCCGCTCGGCAAACAGGTGTGGAGGCTGGGCATCTGCGGGTCGATGCTGCGCGATCCGGACGATCTGACGAAGGCGGCGCAGGACCGGCGGGCGACGGTGCGGGAACGGGTGGTGGCCTACAACTCGGCGCTGGCCGGGGTGTGCGGCAAGGATCCGCTGTGCCGCTTCGACAAGTCGGTCTTCGACTACCGTTTCACCGGGCGCCAGTTGAGCACCTGGGACTGGTTCCACCCGGGCGCCCGCGGCCAGAAGGAGCTGGCGGCACTGGCGTTCCGCGTGATCACCCGGGCGCAGCCGTAG
- a CDS encoding aldose epimerase family protein has product MTTQVSREPFGALDDGTRVDRWTLESGPGGLRVRILTYGGIIQTVEAPDRDGARGQLALGFAGLASYAAHGGSYFGALVGRYANRIAGASFTLDGEAHTLTPNDGRHSLHGGPGGFSRVVWEARQVDEGVQLHRVSPAGEEGFPGALDVRVTYTVSAGALRIVSHATTDAPTVVNLTNHTYLNLGGDGSGSATGHELRLTASRYTPVDGTGIPVPGAPADVTGTRFDFRAARAVAGAYDHNFALDGGVCAAPRTVAELSDRRSGRVLELATTEPGLQLYTADHLDGTLTGTSGVPYGPAAGLALETQHFPDSPNRPDFPGTVLRPGETYRSQTVYAFSVRPRA; this is encoded by the coding sequence ATGACGACGCAGGTCAGCAGGGAACCCTTCGGCGCGCTCGACGACGGCACCCGTGTCGACCGCTGGACCCTGGAGTCGGGGCCGGGCGGGCTGCGGGTCCGCATCCTCACCTACGGCGGAATCATCCAGACGGTGGAGGCGCCGGACCGGGACGGGGCGAGGGGGCAGTTGGCACTGGGCTTCGCCGGCCTCGCGTCGTATGCCGCGCACGGCGGGTCGTACTTCGGTGCGCTGGTCGGGCGGTACGCCAACCGGATCGCCGGGGCGTCCTTCACGCTCGACGGCGAGGCCCACACGCTGACCCCGAACGACGGGCGGCACAGTCTGCACGGCGGACCGGGGGGATTTTCCCGGGTGGTGTGGGAGGCCCGTCAGGTCGACGAGGGCGTGCAGTTGCACCGGGTCAGCCCGGCGGGTGAGGAAGGCTTCCCCGGCGCCCTGGACGTCCGCGTGACGTACACCGTCTCGGCCGGCGCGCTGCGTATCGTCTCGCACGCGACGACCGACGCACCGACCGTCGTCAATCTCACGAACCACACTTACCTCAATCTGGGGGGCGACGGCAGCGGCAGCGCCACCGGCCACGAGCTGCGGCTGACGGCGTCCCGGTATACGCCCGTCGACGGCACCGGCATACCGGTGCCCGGAGCGCCCGCCGACGTCACCGGCACCCGCTTCGACTTCCGGGCGGCACGGGCGGTGGCGGGCGCGTACGACCACAACTTCGCGCTGGACGGCGGGGTGTGCGCCGCGCCGCGTACGGTGGCAGAGCTGTCCGACCGGCGGTCGGGCCGCGTCCTGGAACTGGCCACCACCGAGCCCGGTCTGCAGCTCTACACCGCGGATCACCTCGACGGCACCCTGACCGGCACCTCGGGTGTCCCCTACGGACCGGCGGCCGGCCTGGCCCTGGAAACCCAGCATTTCCCGGACTCGCCGAACCGCCCGGACTTCCCCGGCACGGTGCTGCGGCCCGGCGAGACCTATCGGTCACAGACCGTTTACGCGTTCTCGGTGCGGCCCCGGGCCTGA